GCCCTCACTGCTCGACCCCGATTTCCCGCCGGGGCGCTCCTCGAAGGTGCGGACGTCGATGTCGATGCCCAGCCGGTTCTCGATGTCGGAGATCCGGCCGCCGCCCTTGCCGATCACGTGGCTGATGTCGTGCTGTTCGACCCAGACGACCGCGCGGTTCGACCCCTGCAGTTCGACCTCGACGTGGCCGTCCGCGACCGATCGGATCTCGCGCTGGATCTCCTGGCGGGCGATCCGATCGACGCCGCTCTCGTCTCCCTCACCTTCGTCCAGCGGCACCGTCACGACCTGCCGGTTGAACGTGTAGATCTCATACTCGGGGCGGCCCGTCTCGAAGTCCTGAATGGTGATAACCGGCCGCGCGAGGTCCTCTTCCATCAGCCCCTCCGGCACCTTGACTTCCGTCTGCACGTCGTAGACTTTCGCGATCTCGCCGGCCTCGATGTAGACGACGGTGTCGACGATCTGGGGGATCATCCCCAGCTCGACCCGTCCGACGAGCCGCTGGAGGGCGTCGATGGCTCGCGTCGCGTGGACGACGCCGATCATCCCCACACCCGCAAGACGCATGTCCGCGAAGACCTCGAAGTCGTCGGTCTTGCGGACCTCGTCGTAGATGGTGTAGTCCGGTCGGACCATCAACAGCGAGTCGGCGGTCTTGGCCATCTCCCCGCCCAGTGCCGTGTACTGGGTGATGTCCGCGCCGACCTGCAGGTCACGGGGTTTCTCCATGGTCTTGACCGCGTAGTCGTTGTCGGTCAGAAACTCCGCGACTGCCTGGGCGAACGTGGACTTGCCGGCCCCCGGCGACCCGGAGATGAGGACGCCGCGCTGGTGTTCGGCGAGCCGATCCCGAAGTTCGTCGGCGTACTCGTAGTCGTCCAGTTCGGTCTTGACAATCGGTCGGACCGCAGTGATCTCCAGCGCGTCAGCAAAGGGCGGTCGGGCGATTGCGATCCGGAACTCCCGGAACTGGACGATGCTCATCCCGGGTTCGTCGAGTTCGAGGAACCCGTCCGGACTGGCGCGGGCCCCCTCCTCGATCTCGTGGGCGTACTCTTTCAGTTCGGATTCGGTGGCCGGCTCGTCGCGGATCCGCTGGTAGTGCATGTCGCCGATGTCGCCGCGCTTTGCCTTCGGCGAGACGCCCACCTTGAGGTGGACCGACATCGTCGACTCATCGAAGAAGTTCTCGATCGAGAGTCGCTCGACGTCTCGGCCGTGAGGTTCGAGATAGATGACCTCCAGCCCCTTGGCACGAGCGACCTCGCTCTGGACGACGTCGCTGGTCAGCAGCGTCGCGTCGCGCTCGTCGGCGAGGTCGCGGATCAGCGCGTCGATTTCGCCCTCGCCGGCCTCGCGTTTCTCCACGGCGTCGGGACGCCGACCGACGTACTCGACCGCGATGTCGCCCTTGTCGTGAAGATCGGCCAGTTTCTGTAACTCCTCGAGGCCGTCCCAGCCCTGCTGGCGGCTGTCGTTGGCCTGTGACTCGAGCTCGCCGACGACCGCCTCCGGAACGACAATCGTCGCCCCCGCGAGGTCGCCGTCGGCGATCTGCTCGGACACGCGGCCGTCGATGACCACGCTCGTGTCCGGTACGATTTCCATACGCTAATTCGGCGACCGAGCCTGATAAACACGATGACTCCCCCTCTGCTCGCGGCCGCTCGGCCGCGAAGAGCTGCCTAAAGTCCGTACTGTCGCTTGCAGCGACTCTCGAACGCCCGGATGCGATCGAACTCGCGCGGGCTACCGACAGTCGTGCTGTCGAGGACCTCTCGGCTCCCGTTCCCGTAGACGCCGATGCCCTCGATGTAGACGCCCATCGCCCTGTCGGTCTGCTCGAACTCGATCGCCTGGATATCGGTGTCAGTCATCATCTGTGTGTGCCGATTCGAGCCACAAGTACCCTTCCCTGATACGCGCTTGGACAGCCTAAAGTATGGATACGCCTACTAGGGGCACGTGTTATCGTCACACATCTTTCTCGGCATCGCTACTCCTCGACACCAGTGGCTCGCAGGTACTCCTCCAGTAGCGTCGGGAACTGCCCGCCCCGGACGTACCTGAGCCCGAACCGATCGGCCCAGGAGATGATCCCCCGGTCCTCGGTCACGACGCCGGCCTCGAGTTCCTTCGCGAGCACGAGCAGGTCAAAGTCCTCCCGGGAGTCGAGCACGCCCTGTCGTAGCGCCTGGCGGTACTTGTCCCGGAGGTTCGAGAGCACGCGGTCTGCCTCGGTCATGTAGTCCTCGCTCGTCCCCAGCGTGTCGGGATCGAGTTGTTCGACTTCCCGGAGTGCTTCCTCGGAAACTCGGAGTCCACGGTCGACCCGGTCGCTCATCTCGTCGACGAACTGGTAGACGATGTCGGCGGGAATGTCGACCCCGTAGCGGTCGGGGCTCTTGCGGACGACCCACGTCTCCAGTCGGTGGAAGACTTCCTCACTCACGTCGCGTTCGCGCAGCATCGTCACGAGTTCATCGTGAATGGAGGGCGGCATGTGACAGGAGATGTTGAGTTCGAGCCGGGCCGTCGCGATCAGATCGAGCAGCCTGAGGATGGCGTCCTCCAGCGTCTCCTCGGGCTCTCGGATCTCGTCGGTGATGAACAGCGACGTGTCGAGCACGAACTGCTGTCGCCGTAGTTCCGCGGGCATGCCCGGACGTTGTACGTCGATGCCCATAGAACCACCCCCGTCGCTTTTGTCCGAATCCGGCGTAGATGCGGGTATGGACAGGGACGCCTGGCACGAGCGACTCGAGACGAGCGCCGACAGCCCGTCGGAACTGTTCGAACACTTCCAGACCCGCACTGATCAGCGGCTCGAGTACCAGTACCTGCCCGACGCCAGGCACGGTCTCGAGCGCGGGACGGTCCTCGTCGAGACGACCGGCGAGGTCGTCCGGGGCTATCCCAGCGTTCCGCGCGTGCTCGTGCTCAATCCCGGCGTCCGGAACTACTTCGAGAGCGACCGAATCACGCTCGAAGAGAAGCTCAACGGCTTCAACGTCCGCGTCGCCGACGTCGACGGCACGACGGCGTTCACCCGCAGCGGCTACGTCTGTCCCTACACGACCGCACGGGCTCGCGAACTACTGGATCCGGCGGATTTCTTCGCGGACCACCCCGGAAAGATGCTCTGTGCGGAACTGGTCGGCCCGGAGAACCCCTACACGGTACACGACTACGAGGGGATCGAGACGAACGCCTTCCGGGTGTTCGACATCCGCGATCGGCAGACCGGTCGGCCGGTGGCGCCCGATCGACGGCGGGAGCTGTGCGAGGCGTACGGGTTCGAACAGCCCCCGACGTTCGGCTGGCACGACACCGACGACGCCGCCGGGGCCGTGCGCGACGCTATCGAGCAACTCGACGCCGAAGGGCGGGAAGGCGTCGTGATGAAATCGGACGACGGACAGTCGATACTGAAGTACACGACCGAGGCGACCCACCACCAGGAGCTGGGTCACGCGTTCTCGCTGCCGTTCGATTACGGTCGGGACTTCCTGTTCTCGCGGCTGCTCCGGGAGGCCTTCCAGACGGTCGAGTTCGAGGAATCGCCCGAGCGGCGGCGCGAGCGGGCGCGCGACATCGGGGAGTCGATCCTTCTGCCGATGGCCGAGACGATCGAAGCCGTCGCCGACGGCGAGACGGTCGGCGAGCGACACACGGTCCGGGGCGATCCCGCAACGATCGACGCGCTACTCGCCCACCTCCGGGAGTTTCAGCTGACGCTCGACGTGGAGTCCGACCGCCGCCTCGACGGCGAGCGCGTCGTCACCTTCACCAAAGTCGCCGCCTCGACCAACGACCGGATCGAGCACTACCTCGACGGCGGGATTGTCGACGAGTGACGCCCAGTCACTCGATTTCCAGTTCCCCGCCGGGTTCTCCCTCGCCCTCGGCGTTCTCGGGCCACTCGAGTTCGAACTCGACGCTCAGTTCCTTCGGGCCGTCGGTCGCCCCTTCGCGTTCGGCTTTGACTTCGAAGGTCGGACGCGCAGGCGGGCTCAACGTTACGGATTCGCTCCCCGCTTTGAGCGTGATGTCCGTTCCCTGCTCCAGGTTGTCCGCGACGGTTCGGAGGAACGACGCGATCTCATCCCCGCTCTGTCGGTTCTCGGATTTGAATAGCACTTCTTCGGGCATACACGACAGATACGGTCTGTGCGTTGATAACTGTACGTGTCGCCGACTCGCTGGTGGCCAATATACCCGTTAGCGGCAAGCACATGTGGCTGTGGCCGAATAGGACGTATGCGAACGACAACCGTTCTCGTGATTGGCGGCGGTGCAACCGGCGTCGGAATCGCCCGCGACCTTGCGCTTCGGGGCGTCGACGTGACGCTCGTCGAGCGCGACGGTCTCGGAAGCGGCACCTCCGGGCGCTCGCATGGACTGTTACACAGCGGCGCGCGCTACGCGGAGTCCGACCAGATCGGTGCCGAGGAATGTATCGTCGAGAGCCGGATTCTCAAAGACATCGCGGGCGAGTGCATCCGCGATACCGGCGGCCTGTTCGTCCAGCTCGCCGGGGACGATCCCGAGTACTTCGAGCGAAAGCGAGACGCCTGCGAAGACGTGGGGATCCCGACCGAGACGCTCGACGCCGAGGCCGTCCGCGAGCGCGTCCCCGAGATCGCCCCGGATGTCGAGCGGGCGATGGAGGTGCCCGACGCTGTCATCTACCCCTCCCGGCTCGTCGCCGCGAACGCGGCCGACGCCCGGGATCACGGCGCGACGATTCACACGCACGCACCAGTCGAAGACGTCACCGTCGAAGACGGACAGGTTCAGCACGTCACGGTCGGCGGGAGCGTCGACGACCGGATCGAGGCCGAGTACGTCGTCAACGCGACCGGGGCCTGGGCCGAGCAACTCGCCGAGATGGCGGGCCTCGACGTCGGGATGAAGCCGACCCGCGGCGTGATGCTGTCGGTCGAATACGACGGACTCGGACCGGTGTTGAACCGCGCCCGGGATCCGGACGACGGTGACATCGTCGTCCCGCACGAGGGGGAAGTCGTCCTGGGGACCACCAGCGTCGAAGTCGAGAATCCGGACGAGTACCCGCAGGCGGACTGGGAGGTCGAGCGGACGGTCGAGGAGTGTGCGGCGATGCTGCCGCCGGTCGCGGACGCGCCGACAGTCCGTACTTGGTGGGGCGTGCGCCCGCTGTACGCGCCCGACGAGGACGAGCGCGGCGGACGGGGGATCTCGCGCGGCTTCTTCCGGCTCGATCACGCCGAAGACGGCATCGAGAACGCGGTCAGCGTCGTCGGCGGGAAGTTGACCACCTACCGGCAGATGGCCGAATCGACGGCGGACCTCGTCTGTGACCGACTCGGCGTCGAGGCCGAGTCCGTGACGGCCGACCGGCGGCTGCCCGGCGCTGACGACCCCGACCGGCTCGACGCGTTCGTCGCGGAGTTCGACGCGCAGGGCGAGACCGACGCGGGCGTGGTCTCACCGCCGGCGAACTCCGGAAGCGACTGATACTGGTGGCTACACGTTCGTGACGATATCTGGCACGACGGCGTGCCAGATCATTTCGAGATGGTATAGCTACCAGTATGGCTTCCCCTTTCGGAGCGCCCGCCGAGAACCGATCGCGGTCGCGGGTCGTCACTCCTCGGCGGCCTGCTCGCAGATACTTTGCCAGCGGTCGCGTTTCTCAAGGCGCTCCTGGAGTTGCTCTGCGTACTCCTCGGCGAGCGATTCGGCCTCACGCTGGCGCTCCCCGCCACCGGAGCCGCCACCGGAGAGCAGACTTGCGAGTTTGCTCAGCAGTCCCCCGCCGCCTGCAGTACCGCCCGTACCGCCCGCGGCACCACCCATGCTGCCCCCGTCCATCTGTTCGATCTGGCCCATGACGCTCGGGAGACTGTTCGTGTCCGCGATCAGCTGTGCCGTCTCCGGGTCGGACGGGGTTTCGATGTCGAACTCGACGGCCGTCATCACCAGCCCCCACTGCTGGCGGGAGAACGACGACGACTGGACCCGGTCCTCGAACTCCTGGTCGACGCGCATCCGCTCGGCGGCGAGCATGTCTCGCCAGCTGTTGTCGCTCATGCGTGGGTGTTCGTCCCCTGCCCCGATGAACGTTTCCCGACCGGTTTTGTCGCCTGTCTCGGGTTTGAAAATACCGGGCGATTATTTGTGTTTGTGTACACATACACAAACTATGGGGACCAAGACGATCGGTCTCAGAGAAGACGTATATGAACGGCTAAAGGCCCGGAAACGAGAAGACGAGAGCTTTACAGACCTCATGGACCGGCTCCTGGACCAAACGACTACCGACTGGCGTGAGGGGTTCGGCACACTGGCTGCGGAAGACGCCGACGAACTCGAAGCGATCGCTGCGGATTCACGCGACAGAACGAGCAAGGGATTATCCGCGCGACAACAGGAGGCGCTCAGTGAGATGACGAAACGCGGGGCTGACGATGAAACTGCTTGATACGACGTTTCTCATCCACTACTGGGCGGGACGAGAAGCGGTCGCGGACTACCTCGAACAACACGACGAATCGGAGTTCGTGACGACGACCCTGAATATCAAAGAGATCGCCGTCGGACGAGTGATGCAAGAGCGGCTCAATCCACATGAAATCCGGTCAATATTCGGGTGGACGACTACCATTCCGTTTCGATCCGAACACGCCTTTGCTGCCGGAGAACTGGAGGCGGAGCTTCGTCGGAACACGGACCTCAATCGGGACAAAATAAATTCCCTCGCAGGGGATCTGTTGATTGGGGCCGTCGCCAGAGTGGAAGGCGCAACGATCGTCACACGGAACACGGACGACTTCCGGCTGCTCGATGGCGTGGCTGTCGACACCTATTGAGATCACGGGGACGAGCGCAACCGATCGGAGCAAGTTCGTCTCCGAGTGGATCGACAGATGGACAAAGCGGGTGACTCAGCACTTGATCCAGAGCGGTTCACGCGAATCCCCATCAGAAGAGACTTACAGAAATCACTCCAAAATCCATCTACGCATGCAAACGATCGGATTCATCGGACTGGGCGCGATGGGAGCGCCGATGGCTTGGAACCTCGAGGAGGCCGGCTACGACCTGCTCGTGTACAACCGCAGCGACGGCCCGACGGAGCCGTTCGCCGAGGCCGGTATCGAGGTCGCAGACTCGCCTCGGGCGGTCGGCCAACAGGCCGATATCGTCGTGACGATGGTCACCGACGACGAGGCGCTGGCGGCCGTGCTGGACAGCGAGACGGGACTGCTCGCCGGTCTCGGATCGGGGACGACCGTCGTCCAGATGAGCACGGTCACGCCCGAAGCCACCGAGGCGGCCGCCCAGACCGTCCGCGCGCAGAACGCCCGGTTCGTCGACGCACCGGTCTCGGGCACGGTCGGCCCGGCCGAGGAGGGGGCGCTGACGGTTCTCGCCGGCGGTGACGACGACGTCATCGACGACGTCGAGGGGGTCCTGGCCGCGATGGGGGAGCCGATCGTCCGGTGTGGCGAGGCCGGCGACGGCGCGCGAATGAAGCTGTTCGTCAACCTCCTGCTGGGCGATATGATGGGCGCGTACGCCGAAGCGCTGACTTTCGGGGCCGCACAGGGGCTGGATCTGGAAGCGATGCAGCAGGTCGTCGAGGCCGGCGCGGTGGACTCGCCGCTGTTCGAGATCAAGGGCGACCTCATCGCCGATCGGGACTTCGAGCCCCGATTCCCGGTCGACCTGCAGTTCAAGGACCTGCGGTACGCCAACGAGGTGGGCAACGAGATCGGCGTCCAGCTGCCCCAGACCGCTGCCGCGCGCGAGTCGTTCAGTGCCGCCAGCGCGATGGGGCACGGCGACGAGGACATGACGGCCGTGATCAAGTACCTCGAATCGATCGCCGGCGTGACCGTCGAGCGGTAAGCTTACCCGGATCGACTGTTCGCCGGAACAGCCGCCCAATCTCCCGCTATCGCGGCTGCGATCCACCGCTCGTCGCTGCCGGTCCGCCGTTCGACGAGCCCGACGAATCGCTCGACGGTGACTGGTTCGTCCTCGGCGTTTATCGCCCGGAAGACGTCGACCAGCGCGTGCTCGCCGCCGGTTTCGGCACGGATCTCGGCGTCGACGGCCGCCAGCAGCTGAGCGCCGGCGTGATAGTGGTCAGTCGTCCCCGCCCAGGTCGTCCGGTTCGCGAGGACGACGCGTTCGTCCCCGGGCGATGCGGCGAGTTCCGCCCGGAGGTCGGCTGCTGTCACACCCTCGTATTGCTCCTGCATGAACCGGGCACTGAGATAGCGGGCGCTGGCCTCCCGGAACCACACCATGCCGTCGGCGGTCCGGAAGTCCTGACGCGCGTGGACGTACTCGTGGAGCCAGACGCTGTGGGCGTCGCCGTCCCAGAACGCCTCGACGGTCACGTATCCGCGGTCGTCGGAATACATGAGTCCCTCGTGTGGGAGTGCGTCGGGGACCGAGAGGAGTACGACGCTCCGATCGGCGTTCGGCGACAGCGGGTACGGGCCGGCGAAGGCCTCGATGAACCCGGCTTTGCGGGCCGGATCGACGTCCCGCCCCGCCGGAACGACGACGGACAGTTCCGTCCCGTCGATCGGAACCGTCGCCGTCTCGACCGCGCCGACCAGCGCCCACTCGCCGAATCCGACCACGCCGTTGCCGGGGTCGTCATCGACGGCACGCAGCACCGAGGGCAGCGACGACCGATCGACGATCGCCCAGCCGTGTTCGGGGCTGGCGAGGGCCGGATCGACGCCGGCGACCGTAAACTGATCGGACGCGCCGGAAGTGTCGGTGTAGGTGACTGTGACAGTCCCGGTGCCCGAGACCGACTCGACGGACGGGCCGTCGTCGGCACCGGCTGTTGCACCGGGATCGAGAACGACGACAGTGACGACCGCGCCCGCAAAGAGGACGACGAGCACGACACTCGCTGCCGAACCCGGGAGTTCCTGGAACCGACTGGGCATCTTCTGACCGTTTCGGGCTACGGGATGATAACTTTCGTCGGCCCGAAACCGTTTTGAGTATGAATATGATATGAATATGCATGGATCGAGCCGAAAAGCGCAAGGTCGGAGAGCGCGGGCAAGTCACGCTGCCCAAGGAACTTCGAGAGAAATTCGATATTCAGGGGGGAGACGAGGTACTCATCCACGAGGAAGACGGGAGAATCACCATCGAAAAGCCGGTCAGTCGGGAGGAACTGGCCGAAGGATATCGACGATACGCGACACGAGCAGCAACCCTCGAAGCGGAGCTGTCCGGCGTGTCCAGTGAAGCCAACCAGTACCTCGGTGACGCGCCGGACTGGTAACATGCGTGTTCGACGCGGGGATGTCGTCACCGTCGATCTCGATCCCGCAACGGGGTCAGAGCAACGGGGGACTCGTCCGTGTCTCGTCGTGCAAAACGACGTCGGGAACGACAACGCACCGACGACGATTATCGTCCCGTTCTCGACGTCGTTCGGTGACAGACTCTATCCGTTCGAGGTGCACGTCCCGGCGGACGAGTCCCCGCTCCATGAGGATTCGATCGCCCTCTGCAACCAGATCCGCACAGTCGCTGTCGAGGAACGCATCGCCGAGAATATCGGTCCCGTTCCGGACGCCCGGATGGCGGAGGTCGATACGGCACTCGAATACAGTCTCGGTCTGCGAGAACTGTGACTACCTGTTCTCGCGCCGCTCGGCCTTGTTCAAGCCGATAACTCACTACCCTGTTTCGTGTACGGTGCCGGTCTCTCGGGGAATGAGGTCACCGTTCCACCGGGCGGATAGGGTTCGCACTAGTTTTTTAAGTGTGCATGTAGTACTGTGTACTACGATGGCGACGAAAACGATTTCACTCGACGAGGAAGCCTACGAGCGGCTGAAAGCCCGAAAAATGGAGGGAGAAAGCTTCAGTGAGACCGTCAAGCGCCTTGCAGGAGAACGGTCGTGGAACGAGGTCGCAGGAATTCTCTCCGAGGACGAGGCGGCAGACCTCGAGGCAGCTATCGAGGACGGACGAACGAAGTCCAGCGAACGGAGTGATCGCCTCGCAGCGGCGTTAAACGAAACCGGAGACGACGAGACGTCGGAATGATTCAGGACACATCGTTCATCATCGACTTGCTCCGGGGCGACGAAAACACGAAACGACTTCTCAATATCGTCGAAAAAGAAGCGCGACCACAGAAACTGTCCTCCGTGACGGTTTTGGAACTCTACGAGGGCGTTGTTCGGTCTCAAACGCCGGAGACGAAGCGGGAGCGAGTTCTCGAGATACTGGAAACGAAGCACGTCGTGAACGCTGACCACATTGTGATGCGAAAAGCCGGAAAACTGTCCGGTGAGCTAATCGATGACGGCGAACGGATCGAGCGAGAAGACCGTATTATCGCTGCGACGGCGCTTCTCAACGACGAACCGGTTATCACGAGAAACGCGAAGCACTTCGGACGTATCGACGGCCTCGAAGTACGGTCGTACTAAATCCTCGAGCGAAGTTACCTGTTCTCGCGCTGTTCGACCTTGTTCAACTCGATCAGGAGTCGGAAGACGGCCTTGACCAAGTTGGCGTCGACGTCGAACTGCTCGGCGTTGTCGCCGGCGCGTTCCATCACGGCCTGTTCCTGCTGCTCGTCGGTCGTCGGCAGCCCCCTCTCGGATTTGACCTGTGCGATCGTGTCCGCGACGTAGGTTCGCTGGGCGATCTTCTCGACGATCTCGCGGTCGATCGTCTCGATCTCCTCGCGCAGTTCCTCGAGGCTCATCTCGTCCGGGTGCCTGCTGTCTGTGTCGTTGTCAGCCATGTTGATCCGTCCCGTTGGTCCCACATCTCTCGTACGTCCTCTAATGACTCCCGGTCCCCGACCGCGACGACGCTCGGGCCGGTCCCCGACAGCGAGACGCCCTCGACCAGGGGCATCGCCTCGACCATCGGGTCCGTCGAGAAGGAAAGCGCCGCGGAGAAGGCCAGTCCGTTGACCGTCATCGCACGGCCGTACGCGCCCTCGCGGGCCAGATCGAAGGCCAGTTCGGCCATCGGAGCGATTCGTTCGCAGCGCTGGACGTCCGCGTCGGCGCTGAACGACTGCTCGTCGGGCGTCCAGACGAGCACGTTCCAGTCGACGTCCTCTCGGGCGAGCAACTCGTCGGTCGTGTTGTCCGTGACGGTGACACCCCCGAGCATCGACGCCGAGGCGTCGTCGAACGCGCCGGTGACGGTGACTCCGACCTCCCGGGCGGCCATCACGCCCAGTCGAGCGGCGTCCTCGCGGGTCATCCGATCGGTCGCGTCGAGCGCGTCGAGCGTCGCCATGACGGTCGCGTTGGCGGCCGCCGAAGACGATTTCAGCCCCGAAGCCATCGGCACCTCGCTCTCGGTCTCGACGTGTGCACCCGAGGTCTCCGGGTCGCCGTGGGCGTCGAGGACGTACTCGACGCAGGTCTCGATCAGCCGCGTGTCGGCGTCGGGGTCTTCCGCCACCGCTCCGGTCACATCCTCGGTATCGTCAAGCAGTTCCACTGTCGCGGTCGTGTATGCGTCGATAGCGAACGCCGAGCCCTTGCCGGTCGCGAGCGCGTTGAGTACCGTCCCGGCTGCCGGTGCCCGTGCCTGACCCTGCATGGTCGTCGGTGGGTTCGAACCGGATATATGGGTGGTGGTTCGCAACGGGAAGGAAATACGGAGTGTGGCTGGACCGTAATGCGAGGTCTAGTCTTCGAGTTGGAAAGCGACGACCGCTTCGGCCTGATACTCGCGGTCTTCCGCGCTTGCGACCTCGACCCCGAACTCTTCGACTTCGACCCAGTGGATGTTCTCGAGTGTCGCTTCGGCGCGCTCGATAGCGTCGTCGACCGCGTCCTCGAAACTCTCTGTGCTCGTCCCGATCAGCGTGATTTTCTTGAAGACCATTGTGGTCACCTGCTGGCACGACTCCCGAGCGGGCCGCGTGCCACCGAATAATTGTCACGGAAAACAAATATAGTTACCGACCGCCACAGTCTTGCCCGCCGAACCCCGAGAGACGGGTATGCGGTACGAGGATCAGGGACTGCGCGAGCCGTCCGAGGGGCCGTGGGTCAGTTCCGGCCCGGGGGACGGTTCGCTACCGAGGACCGAGGCCGTCAAAGACGAGCGCGTCCGCCGGTGGGACGTTGCGACGCCGAGCGCGACGCTGATCGGCCGAGCAAAGGGTCCGGACGAGGACATCCCCGAGCGCCTGCGCCGGCTCCACGAGGAGCGTCACCCGGCGATGGCCGGCCACAGCGAGCGCATGCACCGGCTGGACAAGATTCGGATCGCGCACGCGATCTGTTCGCGACTCGATCTGACGCCCTGGGAGCGCGATCGTGTGCTCGGGCTGATGGCCGATCTCGATCTCACGGCGTTCGGCAGCCAGCGCGCCGTCCCCACGGTCACGCTCGTCGTCGTCAGCCACGTCGTCGATCGCGAGCGACAGCGCCAGCTCGGCCTGCACGACGACGAGCGACTGGCAGCGCTGTCGGCCGACAGCATGGAACGG
This window of the Halapricum desulfuricans genome carries:
- a CDS encoding PINc/VapC family ATPase; its protein translation is MEIVPDTSVVIDGRVSEQIADGDLAGATIVVPEAVVGELESQANDSRQQGWDGLEELQKLADLHDKGDIAVEYVGRRPDAVEKREAGEGEIDALIRDLADERDATLLTSDVVQSEVARAKGLEVIYLEPHGRDVERLSIENFFDESTMSVHLKVGVSPKAKRGDIGDMHYQRIRDEPATESELKEYAHEIEEGARASPDGFLELDEPGMSIVQFREFRIAIARPPFADALEITAVRPIVKTELDDYEYADELRDRLAEHQRGVLISGSPGAGKSTFAQAVAEFLTDNDYAVKTMEKPRDLQVGADITQYTALGGEMAKTADSLLMVRPDYTIYDEVRKTDDFEVFADMRLAGVGMIGVVHATRAIDALQRLVGRVELGMIPQIVDTVVYIEAGEIAKVYDVQTEVKVPEGLMEEDLARPVITIQDFETGRPEYEIYTFNRQVVTVPLDEGEGDESGVDRIARQEIQREIRSVADGHVEVELQGSNRAVVWVEQHDISHVIGKGGGRISDIENRLGIDIDVRTFEERPGGKSGSSSEGGSAEPASSTGDVVTPEITSRHVIVPAHEYTGETVEVQADGEYLFTATVSRGGEIQVSRGSAIADELEQAVDRGKRITVVPS
- a CDS encoding RNA ligase partner protein is translated as MPAELRRQQFVLDTSLFITDEIREPEETLEDAILRLLDLIATARLELNISCHMPPSIHDELVTMLRERDVSEEVFHRLETWVVRKSPDRYGVDIPADIVYQFVDEMSDRVDRGLRVSEEALREVEQLDPDTLGTSEDYMTEADRVLSNLRDKYRQALRQGVLDSREDFDLLVLAKELEAGVVTEDRGIISWADRFGLRYVRGGQFPTLLEEYLRATGVEE
- a CDS encoding RNA ligase, which gives rise to MDRDAWHERLETSADSPSELFEHFQTRTDQRLEYQYLPDARHGLERGTVLVETTGEVVRGYPSVPRVLVLNPGVRNYFESDRITLEEKLNGFNVRVADVDGTTAFTRSGYVCPYTTARARELLDPADFFADHPGKMLCAELVGPENPYTVHDYEGIETNAFRVFDIRDRQTGRPVAPDRRRELCEAYGFEQPPTFGWHDTDDAAGAVRDAIEQLDAEGREGVVMKSDDGQSILKYTTEATHHQELGHAFSLPFDYGRDFLFSRLLREAFQTVEFEESPERRRERARDIGESILLPMAETIEAVADGETVGERHTVRGDPATIDALLAHLREFQLTLDVESDRRLDGERVVTFTKVAASTNDRIEHYLDGGIVDE
- a CDS encoding amphi-Trp domain-containing protein, which translates into the protein MPEEVLFKSENRQSGDEIASFLRTVADNLEQGTDITLKAGSESVTLSPPARPTFEVKAEREGATDGPKELSVEFELEWPENAEGEGEPGGELEIE
- a CDS encoding FAD-dependent oxidoreductase produces the protein MRTTTVLVIGGGATGVGIARDLALRGVDVTLVERDGLGSGTSGRSHGLLHSGARYAESDQIGAEECIVESRILKDIAGECIRDTGGLFVQLAGDDPEYFERKRDACEDVGIPTETLDAEAVRERVPEIAPDVERAMEVPDAVIYPSRLVAANAADARDHGATIHTHAPVEDVTVEDGQVQHVTVGGSVDDRIEAEYVVNATGAWAEQLAEMAGLDVGMKPTRGVMLSVEYDGLGPVLNRARDPDDGDIVVPHEGEVVLGTTSVEVENPDEYPQADWEVERTVEECAAMLPPVADAPTVRTWWGVRPLYAPDEDERGGRGISRGFFRLDHAEDGIENAVSVVGGKLTTYRQMAESTADLVCDRLGVEAESVTADRRLPGADDPDRLDAFVAEFDAQGETDAGVVSPPANSGSD
- a CDS encoding DUF5799 family protein, whose product is MSDNSWRDMLAAERMRVDQEFEDRVQSSSFSRQQWGLVMTAVEFDIETPSDPETAQLIADTNSLPSVMGQIEQMDGGSMGGAAGGTGGTAGGGGLLSKLASLLSGGGSGGGERQREAESLAEEYAEQLQERLEKRDRWQSICEQAAEE
- a CDS encoding antitoxin VapB family protein, with amino-acid sequence MGTKTIGLREDVYERLKARKREDESFTDLMDRLLDQTTTDWREGFGTLAAEDADELEAIAADSRDRTSKGLSARQQEALSEMTKRGADDETA
- a CDS encoding type II toxin-antitoxin system VapC family toxin, with the translated sequence MKLLDTTFLIHYWAGREAVADYLEQHDESEFVTTTLNIKEIAVGRVMQERLNPHEIRSIFGWTTTIPFRSEHAFAAGELEAELRRNTDLNRDKINSLAGDLLIGAVARVEGATIVTRNTDDFRLLDGVAVDTY
- a CDS encoding NAD(P)-dependent oxidoreductase, with product MAWLSTPIEITGTSATDRSKFVSEWIDRWTKRVTQHLIQSGSRESPSEETYRNHSKIHLRMQTIGFIGLGAMGAPMAWNLEEAGYDLLVYNRSDGPTEPFAEAGIEVADSPRAVGQQADIVVTMVTDDEALAAVLDSETGLLAGLGSGTTVVQMSTVTPEATEAAAQTVRAQNARFVDAPVSGTVGPAEEGALTVLAGGDDDVIDDVEGVLAAMGEPIVRCGEAGDGARMKLFVNLLLGDMMGAYAEALTFGAAQGLDLEAMQQVVEAGAVDSPLFEIKGDLIADRDFEPRFPVDLQFKDLRYANEVGNEIGVQLPQTAAARESFSAASAMGHGDEDMTAVIKYLESIAGVTVER
- a CDS encoding AbrB/MazE/SpoVT family DNA-binding domain-containing protein — protein: MDRAEKRKVGERGQVTLPKELREKFDIQGGDEVLIHEEDGRITIEKPVSREELAEGYRRYATRAATLEAELSGVSSEANQYLGDAPDW
- a CDS encoding type II toxin-antitoxin system PemK/MazF family toxin yields the protein MRVRRGDVVTVDLDPATGSEQRGTRPCLVVQNDVGNDNAPTTIIVPFSTSFGDRLYPFEVHVPADESPLHEDSIALCNQIRTVAVEERIAENIGPVPDARMAEVDTALEYSLGLREL
- a CDS encoding antitoxin VapB family protein yields the protein MATKTISLDEEAYERLKARKMEGESFSETVKRLAGERSWNEVAGILSEDEAADLEAAIEDGRTKSSERSDRLAAALNETGDDETSE